ATCCGTCGGCGCGGATCAAGGGCCGGCTGGAGCACTGAGCGTTAAAGGCGTCATCGGCGCCTTTTTTCTTGAGCGCGAAAGTTAGTAATCAATAACTATCCAGAAAGCTCTGGGGGAGCGATGTCACAGTCAGCCGCACGGAAGTCACCACGTGGGGGAGCCGTCTGGGCTCTCGTCATCACCAGCGTCGCCGGATTCATGGCGGCCCTCGACAACCTCGTCGTCACCACCGCCCTGCCCTCCATCCGCGAGGACCTCGGCGGCGGACTGCACGACCTGGAGTGGACGGTGAGTGCCTACACCCTCACCTTCGCCGTCCTGCTGATGTTCGGCGCGGCCCTGGGCGACCGCTTCGGCCGCCGCCGGCTCTTCCTCGCCGGACTGGCCGTCTTCACCGGGGCGTCCGCCGCGGCGGCGCTGGCCCCCGGCATCGACAGCCTCATCGTGGCCCGCGCGGTCCAGGGCGTGGGCGCGGCCGTCATGATGCCGCTGACCCTCACCCTCCTGACGGCGGCCGTGCCGGCGGCCAAGCGCGGGATGGCGTACGGCATCTGGGGCGCCGTCAACGGACTGGCGGTGGCCTCCGGGCCCCTCATCGGCGGCAGCCTGACCGAACACATCTCCTGGCAGTGGATCTTCTGGCTGAACGTCCCGCTGGGCATCGCCCTCCTCCCCCTGGCCCGTCTGCGCCTCGCGGAGTCCTACGGCACCGGCGCGCCCCTCGACATCCCCGGCACCCTCCTCGCCAGCGGCGGCCTCTTCGGCATCGTCTACGGCCTCGTGCGCGGCCCCGCCGACGGCTGGACGGACAACCTCGTCCTGGCCTCCCTCTTCGCCGGTACGGCGCTCCTCGCCGGCTTCGTCCTCTACAGCGCCCGTGCCAAGAACCCCATGCTGCCCATGCGGCTGTTCCGCTCCCGGGCCTTCGCCGGCATCAACGCGGCCAGCCTTCTGATGTTCCTCGGCATGTTCGGGTCGATCTTCCTGCTCAGCCAGTACATGCAGGGTGTTCTCGGGTACTCGCCCACCGAGGCGGGGCTGCGGATGCTGCCGTGGACCGGTATGCCGATGCTGGTCGCGCCGATCGCGGGCATCCTCTCCGACCGCATCGGCGGCCGGCCGGTCGTCGCCACCGGCCTCTTCCTCCAGGCGGCAGGCCTCGGCTACCTGGCCTACGTCATCACGGCGGACGCCTCCTACTCGATCCAGCTGCCCGGCCTGATCATCAGCGGCATCGGCATGGCCCTCTTCTTCGCTCCCGCCTCCAACCTGGTCATGTCCAGCGTGCGGGGGTCCGAGCAGGGTGTGGCGTCCGGTGCGAACAACGCTCTGCGGGAGGTCGGTGGTGCCCTCGGTATCGCGATCATGGGGTCGATCTTCTCCGCCCAGGGTGGTTACGAGACGGGTCAGACCTTCGTGGACGGTCTGCGGCCCGCGCTGGTGACGGGGGCGGCGGTGGTGGGGCTCGCGGGTGTCGCGGCTCTGCTGATCCCGTCGAGGCGGTCCGTGCGGGTTGCGGTGGGCACGGTGACGGAGGAGCGGGCGCCGGTCCTGGAGAGCGTCGCCGGCTGACCTCACACCACGAGACGGCTCTGCCCTGCGGGGCGGGGCCGTCTCGCGCGGCGTGCCTCGGACGTTTTTCGCCCCCGCCGCCCTTACCCGTTCCCATCCCCAGGGGCTGCCGCCCCTTCGACCCCGCCCCTTCGACCCCGCCCCTTCGACCCCGCCCCAGGGGGCTCCGCCCCCTGGACCCCCATCGGCCCTGAAGGGGCCTCGTCCTCAAACGCCGGACGGGCTGAAATACCTGGACCGGCGTCGAGGGGCGCAGCTGCCTACGGGTGGGTGGGGACCGGGACGGCAGACCCTCGTCCTCAGGCGCCGGACGGGCTGAAAGACACGGGTGGGCGGGGGATTGGGATGGCGGGCCCTGGTCCTCGAACGCCGGGCTGGTTGAAATGCCTGGACCGGCGTCGAGAGGTGCAGCCGCCTGCGGGTGGGTGGGGGACCGGGATGGCGAGCCCCCGTCCCGGGGAAGCCGGGCCGGTCGGCCCGCGCCGCGCGGACCACCGTAGAGCCGTCTCCTGCGCCCCGGCGGGGCACCACCCGCACTTGCGCGCCGTCCTCAGGCGGAAACGCGCCCCACCGCCCCCAGGCGGGACGGGCCCGCGCCTGCGCAACGGCGAGCAGGGGACGTACCGGGGGGTGTCCGCCCGCAGCGTCGGGCGACCAACCAAGAGCACATCCCCAACCCACAGCACCGCCCGACCGAGGACGGACACCCCCCGGTGCGGCACCGACCCCCAACCGGACCGGCATGCGCGACGCACGCCCCCACCGAAGCCGCCACAGGCCGCCGCAGGCATCCACCCACTCGCCGTCAGACGCGTCTCGTACTCTTGAGCCCGTGCAGGAACGACACCACGCCCCCCTCGCCCCGCTGACCACCTTCCGCCTGGGCGGTCCCGCCGCTCGGCTGATCACGGCGACCACCGACGCCGAGGTGATCGCGGCCGTGCGCGAGGCCGACGACAGCGGGACCCCGCTCCTGCTCATCGGCGGCGGATCGAACCTCGTCATCGGCGACCAGGGCTTCGACGGCACCGCCCTGGTCATCGCGACCAAGGGCTTCGAGCTCACCGGCACCCGTCTCGAGCTCGCCGCGGGCGAGGTCTGGACCGACGCCGTCGCCCGCACCGTGGAGGCGGGACTCGCCGGCATCGAGTGTCTCGCCGGCATCCCCGGCTCCGCGGGCGCGAC
Above is a window of Streptomyces sp. NBC_00490 DNA encoding:
- a CDS encoding DHA2 family efflux MFS transporter permease subunit; protein product: MSQSAARKSPRGGAVWALVITSVAGFMAALDNLVVTTALPSIREDLGGGLHDLEWTVSAYTLTFAVLLMFGAALGDRFGRRRLFLAGLAVFTGASAAAALAPGIDSLIVARAVQGVGAAVMMPLTLTLLTAAVPAAKRGMAYGIWGAVNGLAVASGPLIGGSLTEHISWQWIFWLNVPLGIALLPLARLRLAESYGTGAPLDIPGTLLASGGLFGIVYGLVRGPADGWTDNLVLASLFAGTALLAGFVLYSARAKNPMLPMRLFRSRAFAGINAASLLMFLGMFGSIFLLSQYMQGVLGYSPTEAGLRMLPWTGMPMLVAPIAGILSDRIGGRPVVATGLFLQAAGLGYLAYVITADASYSIQLPGLIISGIGMALFFAPASNLVMSSVRGSEQGVASGANNALREVGGALGIAIMGSIFSAQGGYETGQTFVDGLRPALVTGAAVVGLAGVAALLIPSRRSVRVAVGTVTEERAPVLESVAG